Proteins encoded within one genomic window of Triticum aestivum cultivar Chinese Spring chromosome 2D, IWGSC CS RefSeq v2.1, whole genome shotgun sequence:
- the LOC123050647 gene encoding auxin-responsive protein IAA14-like → MEPVDAQLRLGLPSSGGALAATDRRYVKVSIQGAPYLRQVDLRAYGGYAELRAALLSLAGQQLGLAVAYEDEDGDLMLAGDLPWDMFVDSCKKLLIYKRRLI, encoded by the exons ATGGAGCCCGTGGACGCCCAACTGCGGCTCGGCCTGCCGAGCAGCGGCGGTGCGTTGGCGGCGACGGATAGGAGGTACGTCAAGGTGAGCATACAAGGAGCTCCCTACCTGCGGCAGGTGGACCTCAGGGCGTACGGAGGGTACGCGGAGCTGAGGGCTGCGCTCTTGAGCTTGGCTGGCCAGCAGTTGGGCTTGGCCGTGGCCTACGAGGACGAGGACGGCGACCTCAtgctcgccggcgacctcccgtggGA CATGTTCGTCGATAGCTGCAAGAAGCTGCTCATCTACAAGAGGAGGCTGATTTGA